The genomic DNA GGTCGTCACGCTTCGGGCTCGCGTGTTGCAGGTCCGGACGGTCCCGGCGGGGACGCGGGTCGGTTACGGGCACGCCGAGCTCGTGCGCCGCGAGAGCCGCCTGGCGACCGTCGCCATCGGTTACGCGGATGGCTTTTTCCGAAGCTCCTCCGGCGCGGGCGAGGCTTGGTCCGACGGATGCCGGCTGCCGCTGGTCGGCCGGGTCTCGATGGACAGCATCATCCTCGATGCGACGGACGCGCCCCCGGACGCCGTCCGGTCCGGCAGCCTCGTCGACCTCTTCGGGCCGGACCGGGACGTCGACGCGGTCGCCTCGGCCGCCGGAACCATCGGCTACGAGGTCCTGACGGGCCTCGGTCGCCGCTTCCATCGCACTTTCCTCGACGCGTGAGGCCTTTCCCATGCATGTGATGATCCTCGGGGGCGGCGTCGTCGGCGTCGCCTCGGCCTATTACCTCGCCAAGGCCGGCCACCAGGTCACTGTGATCGAACGCCAGCCCGGCGTCGGCCTGGAGACCAGCTTCGCCAATGCCGGGCAGGTCTCACCCGGCTACTCGGCCCCGTGGGCGGCCCCGGGCATCCCGCTGAAGGCGATGAAGTGGCTGATGATGCGGCATCGGCCGCTCGTGCTCTGGCCATGCCTGGAGCCCCGCCTCTACGGCTGGCTCGCCCGGATGCTCGCGAACTGCACGGAGGACGCCTACCGGCGCAACAAGGGACGCATGGTGCGCCTCGCCGAGTACAGCCGCGACGCCCTGCGCGACCTTCGCTCGGAAACCGGCATTACCTACGACCACCGGGAGAAGGGCACGCTCCAACTCTTCCGCACGCAGAAGCAACTCGACCACGTCGGTGATGACACCCGCGTCCTCGACGCCTATGGCGTCCCCTACGAAGTCCTCGATTCCGCCGGCTGCATCGCGGCCGAACCGGCACTGCGGCACGTCGGCGGGATTATCGCCGGCGGTCTCCGCCTGCCCGGCGACGAGACCGGCGACGCCCACCTGTTCACGCAACGCCTCGCCGCGATCTGCGAGGGTCTCGGCGTGGCGTTCCGCTACCGCGTCCCGGTCGCGCAGCTCCTGTCGAGGGGCGATCGGATCGAAGGCGTCGAGACCGGCGACGGCGAGATCCTGCGGGCGGACGCCTACGTCGTCGCCCTCGGCAGCTACTCGCCGGCCCTGCTGCGCCCGCTCGGGATCGAGGCACCGGTCTACCCGGTGAAGGGTTACTCGCTGACGCTCCCGGTCACCGACGCGACCGCCGCGCCGGTCTCGACGGTCATGGACGAGACCTTCAAGGTGGGCATCACCCGGCTGGGGGACCGCATCCGCGTCGGCGGGACCGCCGAGCTCGCCGGGTTCAGCGACGTCCTGAGGGTGCCGCGGCGTCAGACCCTCGAACGCTCGGTCGGCGACCTCTTCCCGAGGGGAGGCGACCTGGGCCAAGCCAAGTTCTGGACCGGGCTCCGGCCGATGACGCCCGACGGCACCCCGCTCGTCGGCCCGACCCGCGTCGCGAACCTGTTCACGAACACGGGCCATGGCACGCTCGGCTGGACGATGGCCTGCGGGTCGGGCCGGCTCCTGGCCGACCTGGTCTCCGGACGCGCGCCCGAGATCGAGAGCGAGGATCTGGGGGTCCGGCGCTACGCCGTCCCGGCCTGAGGCACGGGGGCGGCCGCCGTTTCGCACAGGAGCCGAAGATCGCACGAAAGTTCTTCGGGCGAAGGCTCAAAGAGCATCAAGTTCCGTACGCCTCCGGCGATGCTCCCGGCCACCAGAGACCGGGAGTTCGGAATGTCGACGATCCTGCAGCGCCTCCACGCGATGGGGCTGACCTTGCCGAAACCGGCGGCGCCCGTGGCCAACTACGTCTCCTGCAGGCGTCACGGGGGCGTCGTCATCGTCTCCGGACAGATCTGCCTCGGTCCCGACGGCCGGCTCGGAGTCGAGCATACGGGCAAGCTCGGCCAAACCGTGTCGGTCGAGCGCGGCGTTGAGGCGGCCCGTCTCTGCGCCCTCAACGTGATCGCGCAAGTGGGCAGGATGGTCGGTGACCTCGACCGCCCGGACCTGACGTGCCTGCGCCTGGGCGGCTTCATCAATGCCGCCCCGGATTTCGCGGGCGTGGCCACGGTCATGAACGGGGCCTCCGACCTGATCGTGGAGCTCATGGGCGAGAAGGGGCGTCACGCGCGCTCGACCGTCGGGGTCGCGGTCCTTCCGCTCGACGCGGCGGTCGAGGTCGAGGCCACCTTCGGCATCGAATGACGACGGACACTGCGGAGGGAGGAACGGACATGTCACGCCATACGGTTGCGGTCATCGCGGGCGACGGCATCGGCAAGGAGGTCATGCCCGAAGGCATCCGCGTCATGGAGGCCGCAGGGCAAAAATTCGGGTTCGGGCTCTCCTGGGATGAGCTCCCGTGGAGTTGCGAGTATTACGCGCGCCACGGGCGCATGATGCCTGCCGACGGCCTGGACCGGATACGCGGACACGACGCCATATTCCTGGGCGCCGTGGGCTTCCCGGGCGTGCCGGACCACGTCTCGCTCTGGGGACTGCTCATTGCCATCCGCCGCGGCTTCCGGCAATACGCGAACGTCCGCCCCGTCCGCCTCCTGCCCGGCATCGAGTCCCCCTTGCGCGGCCGCTTTTCCGGCGACATCGACTTCATCGTCGTGCGCGAGAACAACGAAGGCGAATACTCGTCGTCCGGCGGCATCAGCTTCGAGGGGACCGACGACGAGGTCGTCATCCAGAACAGCGTCTTCACGCGCCGCGGGACCGACCGCATCCTGAGATACGCGTTTGAGGTCGCGAGCGCCCGTCCGCGCAGGCACGTCACGTCCGCCACGAAGTCGAACGGCGTGTTCGTCTCGATGCCGTACTGGGACGCCCGGTTCCGCGAGATGGCCGCCCGGTACCCAGACGTGCAGGCCGACCAGTACCACATCGACATCCTGGCCGCGCATTTCGTGCGCAACCCGGACCGGTTCGACGTGGTGGTCGGGAGCAACCTCTTCGGCGACATCCTGTCGGACCTCGGCCCGGCCTGCACCGGCACCATCGCAGTCGCACCCTCGGCCAACCTGAACCCCGAACGCGACTTCCCGTCGATGTTCGAGCCGGTCCACGGCTCGGCCCCGGACATCTACGGACGCAACATCGCCAACCCCATCGGGCAGATCTGGTCGGGGGCGATGATGCTGGAGCATCTGGGACACCCGGAAGCGGCCGCGGCCGTCGTGCGGGCCATCGAGGTCGTGTTGATCGAGGGGCCGCGCACCCCGGACATCGGCGGTACGGCCAGCACGCAGGAGGTCGGTCGGGCGATTGCGGAAGCCGTCTGAGCGCACCGATAGGTCCGGCGGCGAACGGGTGCCGCCGCCGGCCTTTAGCCTACCGGGGCGACCGCCCAAGGCGCCCATGCGGCGCCGACGGGGCACGGTGGTATGAGCCACGGTCCCGCGCATCAACCGCCTCGAACCCAGGCTTCCGGATGTCAGACCTGCCAGCCTCCGACCTGTCCCCCTTCCGCGATCTCCTCGGCGAGGGCGGGATCATCACCGATGCCGCCGGCCTGACGCGCTACACCCATGACCAGCGCGCCTTGATGCAGGGGGAAACCCCGGGCGTCCTGCGCCCGCGCACGGTCGAGGAGGTCCAGGAGATCGTCCGCATCGCGGCGCGCCTCGGCTTCGGCCTCGTGCCCCAAGGCGGCAACACCGGCTACGTCGGCGGCGCCACGCCCGAGCCCGGCCGCGGGCAGCTCGTGGTGAGCCTTGAGCGGATGAACCGGATACGCTCCGTCGACCCGACCGGCTTCACGCTCGCCTGCGACGCCGGCACGATCCTCGCGGACGCGCAGGCTGCCGCCGAGGCGGGCGGCTGCCTCCTGCCCCTCAGCCTGGGCGCCGAGGGCAGTTGCCGCCTCGGCGGCAACGTCGGGACCAATGCCGGCGGCCTGCAGGTTTTGCGCTACGGCATGACCCGCGACCTCGTGCTCGGCCTGGAGGTCGTACTGCCTGACGCCTCGCTGTTCTCCGACATGCGGACGCTGCGCAAGAACAACATCGGCTACGACCTGAAGCAGCTTTTCGTCGGGGCCGAGGGCACGCTCGGCATCGTCACCGGGGTGGTGCTCAAGCTCTGGCCCGCCCAGACGAAGCGCGCCACCGCATGGATGCAACTCGCGGCGGGCGCGCCCATCCCTGAGGTGGCGGCCCTGGTCCGGCGGGAAACCTCGGACCTCGCCTCGACCTTCGAGCTCATCTCGGCCTCGTCGCTGGCGCTCGTCGCCGACATGCGCGGCACCGAGCTCGGCCTCGCGGCCGGGCCCGGTGGCGCGGTGCTGCTCGAACTTTCCGCGTCCTCGGAAGGCATCCCCCTCGACGACATCCTCCTTGGCACGTTGGAGGCGCTGATGGAGGCCGGCCACGTCGAGGACGCGGTGTTGGCCCAGTCGGAGCGGCAGCGGCGCGAGATGTGGACCATCCGCGAGACCATCCCGGAGGCGGAGAAGCACGCCGGCGGGTCTGTGAAGCTCGACATCGCGGTGCCGACCTCCGCGGTCTCAGCCTTCCTGGCCTCGGCGGGCGCGGTGGTGGAGGCGCAGGCCCCCGGCACGCGCCTGTCGTTCTACGGCCATGTCGGCGACGGCAACATCCACTTCAACCTCATGGTGCCGTCCGGCCGCGACCGGCTCGCCTTCACGCGGGAAGTGGAGGCGGGCATCGCCCATGCGGTCTACGCGGTGGCCCTCGACCTCGGTGGAAGCTTCAGCGCCGAGTACGGCATCGGCCGGTTCAAGAGGGACCTGCTGGACCGGTACGGCGACCCGACCCGGCTGGCCCTCCTCGGCGCGATCAAGCGGGCGGTCGACCCGCGGGGATCGATGAACGCCGGGGCGATGTTGTGAAAACCGGCCCCGCGGCGGGAGGTTCGGCTCGACGGGACGGCCCGTGCCCTTCGGTGGATGATGCCGCCGCAGGCTCGGAAACCGGCGACAAATGCCGACCGAATCCGCCACCCTGGGCCATTCTAAAACCAACGAGGAGCATGAACGGTGGACACGACGCCGAAGCCCGAGACCGTCTACGACACGTTCGCGGCCGTCGACATGCGCGTGGGACGGGTCGTCGACGTGCAGCCGTTCCCGCGGGCGCGGAACCCGGCCTACAAGGTCGAGGTCGACCTCGGGCCGCTCGGACGGCGCTGGTCCAGCGCCCAGGTCACCAGGTACAAGCCGGAGGAGTTGCTAGGCTCCCTGGTGGTCGTGGTCCTCAACTTGCCGCCGCGGAACATCGCGGGCTTCCGGTCCGAGGTCCTGATCCTCGGGGCCAGGAACGAGGCGGGCGACGTCATCGTCCTCACGCCGCGGTCGGACGTGACTCCCGGCGAACAGGTGTTCTGATTTCGGCGATCCGTTCGCCAGGTCGTCCGAGCTGACCGGCTGACCGGCAACGTCGACGAACGAGATCTTGGACAGGGTTGACCGGGAGGCTGGCGCCCGCCGGTCCTCCCGGCCTTGCAGTCTCGGACCACCGCCTCGGCGGCGATATAGCCCGGGGAGTGGTTGCCGGCCCCAGCCACGATGCCGTCGACAGTCGCGCGGATGTTAGCCGGCGGACGACCGGGATCTTCGGCTGCCTTCAGCGCCCAGCGAAGAGCTACCGGGAATGTTGCGAGCCGTCGACGGACGTGACCGCCTCGTGGGGCTGCACGTGCCAGACATGGTCCTCGTCGCCTGCGAGCCCGCGAAGAGCTTCGTCGAGCACGTCGATCTCGGCCGCGCGATTGACCAGGATGATGACCGACGAGCTGTCGTAAGTGGCGCCGCCCCCGACCTTGTCCATGAGCACCGTTCGCACGGCCTGCCGACGTTGCCACCGGCCGGCCTGATCCTGCGGAGGCCGCAGGTCGAGCGGCGCCTGCACGTACTCGCAGGACAGGCCTGCGAGGAGGCGGGACGCCATCGACCGGTTCAGGCCCGGGAGGTCGAAGTAAGGATAGGCACGCGCGTCCAGCACGAGCCTGTACCGGGCCTGCGACACGGCGCGGGCGAACGTCGCGCCGTGGATGTCGGCCATGGGCAGGCACAGGACGTGGTGAGACGGTCGCAGATCGAAGAGGGAGAGTTGTCGAGGCGTAGGCCTCGTGAGCTGAAAAACTTCATCGGTGCAGGGGCTTGGCTCGACGAGGCGGAGCATCGTCCTGCTCATGCTTGAAGCTCCCCCAGGCCCGATTCCAGTTCCAGGTAATGTACCCGGAAGGATGGTGAGTGACCACCCCAAGCCGGTGTCTTGACCCCGAAGTCCCCCGTCGCCTTGTCCTTGTAGTCACGGTCCTTGAGGAAGACGCGGGCGTACATCCTTGGGGCCACTCCGACGAAGGGATGGAACAGGACCTTGGGCGCCTTGCGCGGTTGCTCCGCGGTCTCCCGCGCCGGGCCTGGCCTCTCTAAAGGCTGCGCCTGCGACGGAGGTTCCCAACCCTCCGAGTCCGTGGTTATCGCGTCGCAGTGCAGGGCGATGGCCTGGCTCTTCGGATAGGGCTCGATGTACTGGACCTCGTCGATGCCGGCCGCCACGATGTGCCGGGCGCAGTAGTGGCACGGGAAGGTGCTGACGTAGAGCCTGCAGCCTCTCGGCGAGGTGCCCGTCCTGGCGGCGGCGAGGATAGCGTCCATCTCCGCATGGACCGCGCGGCTGAACTCGATCAGGCCGCCGATCTTGGTGCGGCGGAGCTCGCCCAGGGCCTGCGGCCGGGTGCGCCCCTCCGACAGGGCGGGGTACTTGTCGATCAGCTCGCCGATGATGGCGTTCTGCTCCCGGTTGCTGCTGCAGAACTTGTCGGGCCGGTAGGCGCAACGATGGTCCGGCGCCTCGTCGTCGAAGTCGGCCCCGTAGAGGCCGCCACCCGCCTTGGGCACGTCGTTGGCGCCGGTGGAGACCACGTTCCCACCCGCATCCACGAGCGCCGCGCCGACCTGGCGGGAAAGGCAGGCGCTCCTGAGCTGGGCCGAGTGGGCCTGGTGCATCGCGGTCTCGCCGATCTTCGGCCGGATGACCTCGGAAGCCGTAAGCATCCGCACCAGCCGCCGCAGCGGTTCATTCATCGCCGTGTTCCGAGGGTCGTTTTGCGCGTCCTTGGAGTTGTCGACGAAGAAGTCGGCCTCGTGGAAGGTGTCGATGACATGCTGTCCATGGCTCGCGGGCGCGTCGGCGTCACGGGCCATGAAGGCGGAGACGCGGTCGAGGTTCTCCTGCTTGCCGCGGTCACCGAAGCCGAAAAGGTCCCGGATCAATCGCTTGCGACGCTCGTCCTCCTCGCAGACCACCCCCACCAGGGTGAAGGCGTCCTGGTAGACGCGGCGCAGGAGTTGGGCCTCGGACGGGTGGCGCAGGGACTCGATGAGGTACGCCCGCGGCTTCCCGTCGATCTCCCCCTCGGGCCTGCCGCTGGCCGTGGCCCGCACCGCCCGGATGCGCGCCATGATCGCGCGTGCGACGGCGGCGTTGTCCCTGAACGACAGCCGCATCTCGTCGCCGAGGTTCTGCATGTGCTCGACCCCGTCGAGCGACTTGTGCGCGGTCTCGACGAGGCTGAGGTCCTTGCCGTTCTTTCTCGCCCACGCCTTGATCTCGGTGCTCGCCTTGAGGATGTGGACCTCGTACGTGCGGTCCCCGACCGCCTGTGTCTCCAGGAACTCCTTGAGGATCATGGCCGCCTGGCCGGAGCCAGACCCTCCCGGTCCGACGAAACCGATGAAGAGCTCGTTCGCGAGGTTTTCCGTGAGGTGTTCCTGGCTCGTCGCCCTGGCAGCCGCCGCGGGTGGCCTCGGAACCTGGCGGAGCGACTTCAAGGCGGACATCCAGCTTCAATCCCGAAATCGCACGGTTCGCAAGGGAGCGCGACGGGGGTGGCATCTGCCACACCGCTCGGTCCAGCGAAAGCACCAAGCGTGTCGATCTCAGGTTAACGCCCGGGCTTAGAAACGCTGTCAGGCCAGGGCGCTCGTCCAAGCGCTCCGGCGGAACGGACCAGCGGTGGATCGGACCCGGCCGGCAGCGTCCCTCATGTCCCAGGGTGACGGGGGCGACCGTCTGCCCGGCAGCGTCGCGCGAGTCCCGCCCGGTCAGGGGCCGCCGAAGCAGGACATGCGGCTTTGACCGCGCGCAGCCGGCATTCCATGTCGCCGCCGGCCGTTCTTCGGCATCATGCTCCGCGAAGGACGGCTAGAATTCCCGGAGCGACGTCGACCGCCCCGTCCGGGGCCGGAGGTAACCCTGCGGTCGCGCTCGACGAAACCTCCCGCTCGAAAGGCCGCCCCATGCTCACGGAACGCTTGAAGGATCGGACGCTGCTGGTCGAGCGGGCGTACGTCGGGGGCGCGTGGACCGACGCGGATGGGGGCGAACGCATCCCGGTCGTCGATCCGGCGACGGGTGCCGAGATCGCGTCCGTTCCGGCGCTCGGCGCCGTCGAGACCGCGCGGGCGGTCGCCGCCGCCGATGGCGCCTTCGAGGCCTGGCGCTCCAAGGCCGCCGGGGAGCGCGCCGAGATCCTTGAGCGCTGGGCGGCGTCGATGGTCGCCAACGCGGACGATCTCGCGGCCATCATGACGGCCGAGCAGGGCAAGCCCCTCGACGAGGCGCGGGGCGAGATCCGTTACGGCGCCAGCTTCGCGAAGTGGTTCGGGGAGGAGGCGCGACGCGCCTATGGCGACACCATCCCCGGCCCGACCGCGGACAAGCGCATCCTCGTCCTGAAGCAGCCCGTCGGCGTCTCGGCGGCGGTCACGCCGTGGAACTTCCCGACGGCGATGATCACCCGCAAATGCGCGCCGGCGCTAGCGGCCGGCTGCCCGGTTGTGGTCAAGCCGTCCGAGCTGACGCCGCTGTCCGCCCTCGCGCTCGCGGTCCTCGGCGAGCGGGCCGGCATCCCTCCGGGCGTATTCAACGTCGTCACCGGCATGCCGCAAGGTATCGGTGGCGAACTGACGGGCAATCCCACGGTCCGCAAGCTGTCGTTCACCGGCTCGACCCGCGTCGGGCAGCTCCTGATGCGCCAGTGCGCCGACACGGTGAAGCGGGTCAGCTTCGAGCTCGGGGGCAACGCGCCGTTCATCGTGTTCGACGACGCGGACCTCGACCTCGCCGTCGCCGGCGTGATGGCGAGCAAGTTCCGCAACGCCGGCCAGACCTGCGTCTGCGCCAACCGCATCCTCGTACAGGACGGGATCTTCGACCGGTTCTCGGAGATGCTCGCCGCCGCCGTGGCGAGGCTGAGGGTCGGCAACGGCTTCCTCGACGGCGTGACCATCGGCCCGGTCATCAATCGCGCCTCGGTCGAGAAGATCCGCCACCACGTCGAGGACGCGCTCTCGCGCGGGGCCACGGCCCTGACCGGGGGCATCCCGACCGGCGACGACCAATTCGTCCAGCCGACCGTCCTGACAGGCGCGAGCGTCGACATGGTGCTCGCCCGGGAGGAAACCTTCGGCCCCGTCGCGCCGCTGTTCCGGTTCCACGAGGAGCGCGAGGCCATTGAGGTCGCCAACGCCACCCCTTTCGGGTTGGCGGCCTACTTCTACACGCGCGACCTCAACCGCTCGTGGCGGGTGGCCGAACGATTGGAATTCGGGATGGTCGGGCTGAACACCGGCACGCTCGCGACAGAGGTGGCCCCCTTCGGAGGCGTCAAGCAATCCGGGATCGGTCGCGAGGGCTCGAAGTACGGACTCGACGAGTACCTGGAAGCCAAGGCGTTCCATATCGGGGGCCTTTCGGCGTGATGCCGGCAGCCGCATGGAGCGG from Methylobacterium oryzae includes the following:
- a CDS encoding D-amino acid dehydrogenase; translation: MHVMILGGGVVGVASAYYLAKAGHQVTVIERQPGVGLETSFANAGQVSPGYSAPWAAPGIPLKAMKWLMMRHRPLVLWPCLEPRLYGWLARMLANCTEDAYRRNKGRMVRLAEYSRDALRDLRSETGITYDHREKGTLQLFRTQKQLDHVGDDTRVLDAYGVPYEVLDSAGCIAAEPALRHVGGIIAGGLRLPGDETGDAHLFTQRLAAICEGLGVAFRYRVPVAQLLSRGDRIEGVETGDGEILRADAYVVALGSYSPALLRPLGIEAPVYPVKGYSLTLPVTDATAAPVSTVMDETFKVGITRLGDRIRVGGTAELAGFSDVLRVPRRQTLERSVGDLFPRGGDLGQAKFWTGLRPMTPDGTPLVGPTRVANLFTNTGHGTLGWTMACGSGRLLADLVSGRAPEIESEDLGVRRYAVPA
- a CDS encoding RidA family protein; the encoded protein is MSTILQRLHAMGLTLPKPAAPVANYVSCRRHGGVVIVSGQICLGPDGRLGVEHTGKLGQTVSVERGVEAARLCALNVIAQVGRMVGDLDRPDLTCLRLGGFINAAPDFAGVATVMNGASDLIVELMGEKGRHARSTVGVAVLPLDAAVEVEATFGIE
- a CDS encoding NAD-dependent succinate-semialdehyde dehydrogenase, which codes for MLTERLKDRTLLVERAYVGGAWTDADGGERIPVVDPATGAEIASVPALGAVETARAVAAADGAFEAWRSKAAGERAEILERWAASMVANADDLAAIMTAEQGKPLDEARGEIRYGASFAKWFGEEARRAYGDTIPGPTADKRILVLKQPVGVSAAVTPWNFPTAMITRKCAPALAAGCPVVVKPSELTPLSALALAVLGERAGIPPGVFNVVTGMPQGIGGELTGNPTVRKLSFTGSTRVGQLLMRQCADTVKRVSFELGGNAPFIVFDDADLDLAVAGVMASKFRNAGQTCVCANRILVQDGIFDRFSEMLAAAVARLRVGNGFLDGVTIGPVINRASVEKIRHHVEDALSRGATALTGGIPTGDDQFVQPTVLTGASVDMVLAREETFGPVAPLFRFHEEREAIEVANATPFGLAAYFYTRDLNRSWRVAERLEFGMVGLNTGTLATEVAPFGGVKQSGIGREGSKYGLDEYLEAKAFHIGGLSA
- a CDS encoding anti-phage dCTP deaminase; protein product: MSALKSLRQVPRPPAAAARATSQEHLTENLANELFIGFVGPGGSGSGQAAMILKEFLETQAVGDRTYEVHILKASTEIKAWARKNGKDLSLVETAHKSLDGVEHMQNLGDEMRLSFRDNAAVARAIMARIRAVRATASGRPEGEIDGKPRAYLIESLRHPSEAQLLRRVYQDAFTLVGVVCEEDERRKRLIRDLFGFGDRGKQENLDRVSAFMARDADAPASHGQHVIDTFHEADFFVDNSKDAQNDPRNTAMNEPLRRLVRMLTASEVIRPKIGETAMHQAHSAQLRSACLSRQVGAALVDAGGNVVSTGANDVPKAGGGLYGADFDDEAPDHRCAYRPDKFCSSNREQNAIIGELIDKYPALSEGRTRPQALGELRRTKIGGLIEFSRAVHAEMDAILAAARTGTSPRGCRLYVSTFPCHYCARHIVAAGIDEVQYIEPYPKSQAIALHCDAITTDSEGWEPPSQAQPLERPGPARETAEQPRKAPKVLFHPFVGVAPRMYARVFLKDRDYKDKATGDFGVKTPAWGGHSPSFRVHYLELESGLGELQA
- a CDS encoding tartrate dehydrogenase; translation: MSRHTVAVIAGDGIGKEVMPEGIRVMEAAGQKFGFGLSWDELPWSCEYYARHGRMMPADGLDRIRGHDAIFLGAVGFPGVPDHVSLWGLLIAIRRGFRQYANVRPVRLLPGIESPLRGRFSGDIDFIVVRENNEGEYSSSGGISFEGTDDEVVIQNSVFTRRGTDRILRYAFEVASARPRRHVTSATKSNGVFVSMPYWDARFREMAARYPDVQADQYHIDILAAHFVRNPDRFDVVVGSNLFGDILSDLGPACTGTIAVAPSANLNPERDFPSMFEPVHGSAPDIYGRNIANPIGQIWSGAMMLEHLGHPEAAAAVVRAIEVVLIEGPRTPDIGGTASTQEVGRAIAEAV
- a CDS encoding tRNA-binding protein, translated to MDTTPKPETVYDTFAAVDMRVGRVVDVQPFPRARNPAYKVEVDLGPLGRRWSSAQVTRYKPEELLGSLVVVVLNLPPRNIAGFRSEVLILGARNEAGDVIVLTPRSDVTPGEQVF
- a CDS encoding FAD-binding oxidoreductase, whose protein sequence is MSDLPASDLSPFRDLLGEGGIITDAAGLTRYTHDQRALMQGETPGVLRPRTVEEVQEIVRIAARLGFGLVPQGGNTGYVGGATPEPGRGQLVVSLERMNRIRSVDPTGFTLACDAGTILADAQAAAEAGGCLLPLSLGAEGSCRLGGNVGTNAGGLQVLRYGMTRDLVLGLEVVLPDASLFSDMRTLRKNNIGYDLKQLFVGAEGTLGIVTGVVLKLWPAQTKRATAWMQLAAGAPIPEVAALVRRETSDLASTFELISASSLALVADMRGTELGLAAGPGGAVLLELSASSEGIPLDDILLGTLEALMEAGHVEDAVLAQSERQRREMWTIRETIPEAEKHAGGSVKLDIAVPTSAVSAFLASAGAVVEAQAPGTRLSFYGHVGDGNIHFNLMVPSGRDRLAFTREVEAGIAHAVYAVALDLGGSFSAEYGIGRFKRDLLDRYGDPTRLALLGAIKRAVDPRGSMNAGAML